Proteins found in one Actinokineospora alba genomic segment:
- a CDS encoding 30S ribosomal protein bS22: MGSVIKKRRKRMSKKKHRKLLRKTRVQRRKLKK; the protein is encoded by the coding sequence ATGGGCTCGGTCATCAAGAAGCGCCGCAAGCGCATGTCGAAGAAGAAGCACCGCAAGCTGCTCCGCAAGACGCGCGTGCAGCGTCGCAAACTGAAGAAGTAG
- a CDS encoding helix-turn-helix domain-containing protein has translation MPANKRDPGAPGLPQVQFLTVAEVATLMRVSKMTVYRLVHNGDLPAVRVGKSFRVPEKAVHDYLQNAYFDAG, from the coding sequence ATGCCGGCGAACAAGCGCGACCCGGGCGCACCCGGACTTCCGCAGGTGCAATTCCTGACGGTGGCCGAGGTGGCGACCCTGATGCGAGTGTCCAAGATGACCGTTTACCGACTGGTGCACAACGGCGACCTCCCCGCGGTGCGGGTGGGCAAGTCCTTCCGTGTGCCGGAGAAAGCGGTGCATGACTACCTGCAAAACGCCTATTTCGACGCGGGCTGA
- the proC gene encoding pyrroline-5-carboxylate reductase: MTEANARPTIAVLGAGKIGEALLSGLLHGGRSADDLLFTERYPERSAELTKTYGIRCTDVPTAAKDADVLVVAVKPQDIEPLLDELAPVVDPETLVVSLCAGLPTSLFERRLPAGVPVVRVMPNTPMLVGEAMSAISPGKHARPEHLATVEDMLSAVGKVVRVPESQQDAVTALSGSGPAYFFFLVEAMIDAGILLGIPRAVAEKLIIQSAVGAAAMLVETGEHPVILREAVTSPAGTTIMAIRELENHGVRAALLAAIEAARDRSRELGAEHEAH; the protein is encoded by the coding sequence ATGACTGAGGCGAACGCGCGGCCCACGATCGCGGTGCTCGGTGCGGGCAAGATCGGCGAGGCGCTGCTGTCCGGGTTGCTGCACGGCGGCCGCAGTGCCGACGACCTGTTGTTCACCGAGCGCTACCCGGAGCGCTCGGCGGAGCTGACCAAGACCTACGGCATTCGCTGCACGGACGTGCCGACGGCGGCCAAGGACGCCGACGTGCTCGTCGTGGCGGTCAAGCCGCAGGACATCGAGCCGCTGCTCGACGAGCTCGCGCCGGTGGTCGACCCCGAGACCCTCGTGGTGTCCCTGTGCGCCGGTCTGCCGACGTCGCTGTTCGAGCGCAGGCTGCCCGCTGGGGTGCCCGTCGTCCGGGTCATGCCGAACACCCCGATGCTGGTCGGCGAGGCCATGAGCGCCATCTCTCCGGGCAAGCACGCCCGCCCGGAGCACCTCGCGACCGTCGAGGACATGCTCAGCGCCGTCGGCAAGGTCGTGCGCGTGCCGGAGTCGCAGCAGGACGCCGTGACGGCACTGTCCGGGTCCGGTCCGGCGTACTTCTTCTTCCTGGTCGAGGCGATGATCGACGCGGGCATCCTGCTCGGCATCCCGCGCGCGGTCGCCGAGAAGCTCATCATCCAGTCCGCCGTGGGCGCGGCCGCGATGCTCGTCGAGACCGGGGAGCACCCGGTGATCCTGCGCGAGGCTGTGACCTCGCCCGCCGGGACGACCATCATGGCCATCCGCGAGCTGGAGAACCACGGGGTCCGTGCCGCCCTGCTGGCCGCCATCGAGGCTGCCAGGGACCGTTCCAGGGAGCTGGGCGCCGAACACGAAGCGCACTGA